In Tepidanaerobacter syntrophicus, a single genomic region encodes these proteins:
- a CDS encoding N(4)-(beta-N-acetylglucosaminyl)-L-asparaginase: MSWAIIGTWRMALEGIEKSAKLLSGGGSSGDAIETAIKMVEDFPYYKSVGYGGLPNENGEVELDAAYMDGDSLSIGAVAAIKDFKNPISIARKLSEERFNSFLVGYGAEEYAHKNGFERMNMLTERAVIHYKNRLKETIDKGLSPYDGHDTVGMVALDLDNSMASGTSTSGLFMKKRGRVGDSPLSGSGFYVDSRIGGATATGLGEDIMKGCISYEIVRLMKEGYTPQEAADKAVFELTNLLVSRRQKAGDISVVCLNNKGEFGAATNIEGFSFVVATEKLPPTVYTCSVENNKTIYQVATEEWMNNYMKTRTAPLKLKE, encoded by the coding sequence ATGAGTTGGGCGATTATAGGCACCTGGAGAATGGCCTTAGAAGGTATTGAAAAATCAGCAAAGCTGCTTTCCGGCGGAGGAAGTTCAGGAGATGCCATTGAAACAGCTATAAAGATGGTAGAAGATTTCCCTTACTATAAATCTGTTGGATACGGCGGTCTGCCCAATGAAAACGGAGAAGTTGAACTCGATGCAGCATATATGGATGGCGACAGCCTGTCTATCGGGGCTGTTGCGGCGATAAAAGATTTTAAGAATCCCATTAGTATAGCCAGAAAGTTAAGCGAAGAAAGATTTAATTCATTTTTGGTAGGATACGGCGCAGAGGAATATGCTCATAAAAATGGATTCGAAAGGATGAACATGCTTACCGAAAGAGCCGTTATTCATTATAAAAACAGATTAAAAGAAACGATAGATAAAGGACTGAGCCCCTACGACGGCCACGACACTGTAGGAATGGTTGCTCTTGATTTAGATAATTCTATGGCCAGCGGCACATCTACAAGCGGCCTTTTTATGAAGAAAAGAGGAAGGGTGGGGGATTCTCCTTTATCAGGCTCGGGTTTCTATGTAGACAGCAGGATAGGAGGGGCCACTGCCACAGGCCTGGGAGAAGATATAATGAAAGGCTGTATCTCTTATGAAATAGTCAGGTTGATGAAGGAGGGCTATACTCCTCAAGAGGCGGCAGATAAGGCCGTCTTCGAACTTACTAATCTGCTTGTAAGCAGAAGACAAAAGGCGGGAGATATATCCGTAGTTTGCCTCAACAATAAAGGAGAGTTTGGCGCTGCTACAAATATTGAAGGGTTCTCTTTTGTAGTAGCTACCGAAAAATTGCCTCCAACTGTTTATACGTGCTCAGTTGAAAACAATAAAACGATTTATCAAGTTGCTACAGAAGAATGGATGAATAATTACATGAAGACAAGAACAGCTCCTTTAAAATTAAAAGAATAA
- the folP gene encoding dihydropteroate synthase, with protein sequence MILEISQEYLENEMKKVNAHPASFKIFKDKSRIIPLKLFDIPAPGANIIKQEMLSSGGDAAVHKNAVDCSVETSDVILLGTKKHYNILMEKLQKMPYFKLNNVCGELKEFFSAKKTNSIKSPWGRTLSFDKTRVMGIINVTSDSFYPGSRKQSIQEILDTAQDMIQSGADVVDIGGMSTRPGSDPISEEEETKRVVMAIKAIRENYHDVMISVDTYRSNVAEKALEAGADIINDVSGFSFDQRLIEVAAKSNAPYILMHIKGTPKNMQENPAYDDLIKEIAQYFVEKINYAISFNMNENNIILDPGLGFGKTYEDNMEIMDRVCELQSLHRPLLIAASRKSFIGKALGLKSPENRLEGTLAITALCAYHDVDMVRVHDVRENVRIIEMVEAIKCRR encoded by the coding sequence ATGATATTAGAAATATCTCAAGAATATCTGGAAAATGAAATGAAAAAAGTCAATGCGCATCCCGCATCTTTTAAAATATTTAAAGATAAGTCCCGGATAATTCCTCTGAAACTCTTTGATATACCTGCGCCCGGAGCAAATATCATAAAGCAAGAAATGCTTTCATCAGGCGGTGACGCCGCAGTTCACAAAAATGCAGTAGATTGCAGTGTAGAAACCTCAGATGTAATCCTTTTAGGCACTAAAAAACACTACAATATCCTGATGGAAAAACTTCAAAAGATGCCTTATTTCAAACTGAATAATGTTTGCGGTGAGCTTAAAGAATTTTTTTCAGCCAAAAAGACAAATTCTATAAAATCTCCCTGGGGCAGAACTTTAAGTTTCGATAAGACTCGCGTTATGGGCATAATAAATGTCACCTCAGATTCCTTTTACCCTGGTTCTCGAAAGCAGAGCATACAAGAAATATTAGATACTGCCCAGGATATGATACAATCGGGCGCAGATGTTGTGGACATTGGCGGAATGTCAACCAGACCCGGCTCTGACCCTATCAGCGAGGAAGAAGAAACAAAAAGGGTTGTTATGGCTATAAAAGCTATCAGGGAAAATTATCACGATGTAATGATTTCCGTAGATACCTATAGGTCAAATGTAGCGGAAAAAGCTTTAGAGGCAGGCGCTGATATAATAAATGATGTAAGCGGATTTAGTTTTGACCAAAGACTGATAGAGGTAGCAGCTAAAAGCAATGCCCCATATATCCTTATGCACATAAAAGGCACTCCTAAAAATATGCAGGAAAATCCTGCATATGATGACCTTATAAAAGAAATCGCACAGTATTTTGTCGAAAAGATTAACTATGCAATAAGTTTCAACATGAATGAAAACAATATAATTCTAGACCCGGGACTGGGCTTTGGAAAAACTTACGAAGATAACATGGAGATAATGGACAGAGTTTGTGAACTTCAAAGTCTTCACAGGCCTTTACTTATTGCTGCATCAAGAAAATCTTTTATCGGTAAGGCACTGGGTTTAAAATCTCCCGAGAATAGGCTGGAAGGCACTCTTGCTATTACCGCACTTTGCGCCTATCACGATGTGGATATGGTGCGAGTGCACGATGTAAGAGAAAACGTCAGGATTATTGAAATGGTGGAGGCGATAAAGTGCCGCAGGTAA
- a CDS encoding PTS sugar transporter subunit IIA: MKNKGLITEDNILIDCNVSSKEEAIDKLAELLVELGAVSDKPGFLKDIYERESRGFTFAGDYLAIPHGWSKHVVRTAAVVLKTKDSIVWDEKGNLVKLIIMFVIPEGDEMGQGLKMIGQLFSSLGDVEAVKKLLDADTKKEIARLICNYAHTKSKF, encoded by the coding sequence ATGAAAAATAAAGGTTTAATCACTGAGGACAATATTCTTATAGACTGTAATGTAAGTTCCAAGGAAGAAGCCATAGATAAACTTGCGGAATTACTGGTAGAGCTGGGAGCTGTTTCGGATAAACCAGGTTTTTTAAAAGATATATACGAAAGAGAAAGTAGAGGTTTCACCTTTGCAGGAGATTATTTGGCGATTCCTCACGGCTGGTCCAAACATGTAGTTAGAACAGCGGCAGTTGTCTTAAAAACAAAGGATTCTATTGTTTGGGATGAAAAAGGAAATTTAGTGAAGCTTATTATTATGTTTGTTATTCCCGAAGGCGATGAAATGGGGCAAGGATTGAAGATGATAGGACAGCTGTTTTCTTCATTAGGAGATGTAGAAGCCGTAAAGAAGTTGTTAGATGCTGATACAAAGAAAGAAATAGCCCGACTGATTTGCAATTATGCACATACTAAATCCAAGTTTTAA
- a CDS encoding VanZ family protein: MNYTVTENRKMKIGIRILFCIYFIFLIKVILFKYPINIAISALKAGEIPPLAVRLESANFIPTKTIFRFMVISKNLRVSAENLLGNIAIFAPLGFLLPVILKRKIHSLKSVVTASFFVSLAMETAQLLFNLGIFDVDDILLNMLGAILGYAFYRLIKH, encoded by the coding sequence ATGAACTATACAGTGACTGAAAATAGAAAAATGAAAATCGGAATTCGAATCTTATTTTGCATATATTTTATCTTTTTGATAAAAGTAATTTTGTTCAAATATCCTATAAATATTGCCATATCCGCTTTAAAAGCCGGCGAAATACCTCCCTTAGCTGTAAGGCTTGAAAGCGCAAACTTTATACCAACAAAAACCATCTTTAGGTTCATGGTTATAAGCAAAAATCTTAGAGTTTCCGCTGAAAATTTATTAGGGAATATAGCTATATTCGCGCCTCTTGGTTTTTTACTTCCCGTAATCTTAAAGAGAAAAATACACAGCCTCAAATCTGTCGTCACAGCTTCATTTTTTGTAAGCCTTGCCATGGAAACTGCCCAATTGTTATTTAATTTGGGAATTTTTGATGTGGACGATATATTGCTTAATATGCTTGGGGCGATACTCGGATACGCATTTTATAGACTAATCAAGCATTAA
- a CDS encoding BglG family transcription antiterminator — MNKRQVDLLKKLIIQDDYQPIRYFSNIFGTSVKTISKDLDDIEEIINPIGVKIERKQGRGIKLCYALPQLDKLNEILNDISLLDGDKAVEDRRTEILLNLLINTNKYTTIQKLSDKYMVSRTSINNDLKEVQKRLDRYNLQLSKTLKGTRIIGSEINIRKALVSTIQEYAKINPSYISEYQNIRHKELNIAEINTILSDESLSFFEELLNHLENELKLVIYEPYYTNLLSHLAIMTNRIINGNYIEDNPDYNNSTLAINERLYDAAVYLIKEIEKKFDIKINKQEIVYVYKYLISVGLSFEDDKKCIKESDLSYVYFTKDLISIISQMLNVNYDLSLDLYDKLLLHVRPMLNRAKYNIQITNPLLDDFLREFKEEFFIVKVGCFLLCNRYGVNMINDHEVAYILSYFISENEKMASAIKVRTVVICHSGYGTSRLLATRLAKTFSNIEISGIISSNAINNADLEKVDLIISTVDLDINKPYLMVSAFLNEIDKENVKIYIENILENKRKSSSLECEDISLKFIDETKEIGEIKSLFIEDGLIRIKDNIYLYLKAEKENSVKRYSIKKKGAERYIIAINYSNYTYLSNLIRLLIREGLNKDGQYEK, encoded by the coding sequence ATGAATAAACGACAAGTAGATTTACTAAAAAAACTAATAATTCAAGATGATTATCAGCCAATAAGATATTTTTCTAATATATTTGGGACATCGGTGAAAACAATATCAAAGGACCTTGATGATATTGAGGAAATAATAAATCCCATCGGTGTCAAAATAGAGAGGAAACAAGGCAGGGGAATTAAGTTATGCTATGCCTTGCCTCAACTAGATAAACTAAACGAAATATTGAATGATATATCACTTCTTGACGGCGATAAGGCTGTAGAAGACAGAAGAACCGAAATCCTGTTAAATCTACTTATAAATACAAACAAGTACACCACAATACAGAAACTTTCAGATAAATATATGGTCAGCAGGACCTCCATTAATAACGATTTAAAAGAGGTTCAAAAAAGATTAGATAGGTACAACTTGCAGCTTTCAAAAACCTTGAAGGGAACCAGAATAATTGGCAGCGAAATAAACATTAGAAAAGCCTTGGTTTCGACTATTCAAGAGTATGCCAAAATCAATCCTAGCTATATATCCGAATATCAAAATATTCGACACAAGGAACTTAATATCGCCGAAATTAATACTATTTTAAGCGATGAATCTCTCTCCTTTTTCGAAGAGCTGCTAAACCACCTAGAAAATGAATTGAAGCTGGTAATCTATGAACCCTATTACACCAATCTGCTGAGCCATTTAGCTATTATGACTAATAGGATAATCAATGGAAATTATATTGAAGATAATCCAGATTACAATAATTCAACGCTAGCAATAAACGAAAGACTGTATGACGCTGCCGTATATTTGATCAAGGAAATAGAAAAGAAATTTGATATCAAGATTAACAAACAAGAAATTGTTTATGTGTATAAATATCTAATATCTGTCGGACTAAGTTTTGAAGATGATAAAAAATGCATTAAAGAATCTGATTTATCTTATGTATATTTTACCAAGGATTTAATAAGCATTATATCTCAAATGCTAAATGTCAATTACGATCTAAGCCTTGATTTATACGATAAATTATTGCTGCATGTAAGACCTATGCTCAACAGGGCAAAATACAATATTCAAATTACAAATCCTTTATTGGATGATTTCTTAAGAGAATTTAAAGAAGAATTTTTTATAGTAAAAGTTGGCTGCTTTTTACTCTGCAACAGATACGGAGTAAATATGATAAACGATCATGAAGTGGCATATATTCTATCCTATTTTATTTCCGAAAATGAAAAAATGGCCAGTGCCATAAAGGTACGAACAGTAGTAATATGCCATAGCGGCTATGGCACCAGCAGATTATTGGCTACAAGATTGGCAAAGACCTTCAGCAATATCGAAATTTCAGGGATAATTTCATCTAATGCGATTAACAATGCAGATTTAGAAAAAGTAGATTTGATAATTTCCACAGTAGATTTGGATATAAATAAACCTTATTTAATGGTATCGGCTTTTTTGAATGAGATAGATAAAGAAAATGTAAAAATTTATATAGAGAATATACTAGAAAATAAGAGAAAATCTTCTTCCTTAGAGTGTGAAGACATTTCTTTAAAGTTTATCGATGAAACAAAGGAGATAGGGGAGATTAAAAGCTTATTTATTGAAGATGGGCTAATCCGTATCAAAGACAATATCTATTTATACCTTAAGGCGGAAAAAGAAAACTCGGTTAAGAGATATTCAATCAAGAAAAAAGGCGCAGAAAGATATATAATTGCCATCAACTATTCTAATTATACTTATTTATCAAATCTTATAAGACTTTTGATAAGAGAAGGATTGAATAAGGATGGGCAATATGAAAAATAA
- a CDS encoding PTS sugar transporter subunit IIB — MKKIYLFCDQGMSTSMLAKRMQDIGEKHNLPLEVKAHSIKTLEKIMEEKNPDCILLGPQVSHLFDDTKKRLENYNVPVGVIDSADYGMMDGERVLKKAILLMKNHKKRGE, encoded by the coding sequence ATGAAAAAGATTTATCTATTTTGCGATCAAGGAATGAGCACAAGCATGCTTGCTAAAAGGATGCAAGATATAGGGGAAAAACACAATTTACCCCTAGAAGTAAAGGCTCATTCAATTAAAACTTTAGAAAAAATTATGGAAGAAAAGAATCCCGATTGTATTTTGCTGGGTCCTCAAGTCAGCCATTTATTCGATGATACCAAAAAAAGGTTAGAAAACTATAATGTTCCGGTTGGAGTTATTGATTCCGCTGATTATGGGATGATGGATGGAGAGAGAGTTTTAAAGAAAGCAATATTACTTATGAAAAATCATAAAAAGAGGGGAGAATAA
- a CDS encoding Sapep family Mn(2+)-dependent dipeptidase, translating to MEQDLNNKIDEHKEELLKSIIEVVNIPSIKDEPKDNAPFGNEIKKALFVTLDIAENLGFKTNNLDNYIGYAQYGDGKEYIGVVGHLDVVPAGEGWKFPPFSGHIEDGKIYGRGVLDNKGPILAALYALYAIKECRLKLSKPVRIVFGTDEESGFDDVRYYLKKEKPPIMGFTPDCKYPVVYGERGRANIQFEIDYDDKNYKSAADELFSFLNDYILSGKSNGDRLGIDFSDEEFGVMEMRGHNIHIEDSKFLFNLSLSYPAIVSIDEIIKRIKSKLSKNIKLNLLLNYNPVKFDKNSFLIKSLQKAYEEVTKLDGTPVTTTGGTYAKIMPNIVPFGPSFPGQKGISHNPNEYMDIEDIILNSKIFAQAIYNLAK from the coding sequence ATGGAACAGGATTTAAATAATAAAATTGATGAACATAAGGAAGAATTATTAAAGTCTATAATAGAAGTGGTCAATATACCCAGCATCAAAGATGAACCAAAGGATAATGCTCCCTTTGGAAACGAGATAAAAAAAGCTCTATTTGTGACATTGGATATAGCAGAGAATTTAGGCTTTAAAACAAATAATCTAGATAATTACATTGGATATGCTCAGTACGGAGATGGCAAGGAATATATAGGGGTTGTAGGGCATCTAGATGTAGTGCCGGCAGGAGAAGGATGGAAGTTTCCTCCTTTTAGCGGACACATTGAAGATGGGAAAATATACGGCAGAGGCGTATTAGATAACAAAGGACCTATTTTAGCTGCGCTGTATGCTTTATACGCCATTAAAGAATGTCGGCTAAAATTGAGTAAACCAGTCAGAATTGTATTCGGCACCGATGAAGAAAGCGGATTTGATGATGTTAGATATTATTTAAAAAAAGAGAAACCTCCCATAATGGGTTTTACCCCGGATTGCAAATATCCTGTTGTCTATGGAGAAAGAGGAAGGGCAAATATCCAATTTGAAATAGATTATGATGACAAAAACTATAAAAGCGCCGCCGATGAACTTTTTAGCTTTTTAAACGATTATATTCTATCCGGTAAAAGCAATGGGGACAGATTGGGTATTGATTTTAGCGATGAGGAATTTGGCGTTATGGAGATGAGAGGCCATAATATTCATATCGAGGATTCCAAATTTCTGTTTAATCTTAGCTTAAGCTATCCGGCGATTGTAAGCATCGATGAAATAATAAAAAGAATAAAATCAAAGCTCTCGAAAAACATAAAATTAAATCTTCTTTTAAACTATAATCCGGTTAAATTCGACAAGAATTCTTTTTTGATTAAATCACTGCAAAAGGCATATGAAGAGGTTACAAAATTAGATGGGACGCCTGTTACAACTACAGGGGGAACTTATGCAAAAATAATGCCTAACATTGTGCCTTTCGGACCTTCTTTCCCTGGACAGAAAGGAATTTCACATAATCCAAATGAGTATATGGATATAGAGGATATAATATTAAACAGCAAGATATTTGCTCAGGCTATATATAACTTAGCAAAATAG
- a CDS encoding PTS sugar transporter subunit IIC, whose protein sequence is MLNKLEKALMPIADMLGKNKILVAIRDGFLISTPVIIVGSMFILFANFPVPGWSEFWAKIFGVGWESYFSNVARATFDIISILTVVGIGYAYAREIGADKIQGAIVSLVSFIILMPTAIPYEGVEGPSFVRAIGFSYIGTNGIFLAMLVSILSVRIFNWGYKKGWTIKLPHGVPPAVFDSFAALIPSFLVMFVFFLVRIGFELTPYESAHNFIYTVLQAPLMGVGNSLGAQIVYVVSCSVFWFFGINGPAVANSVFSPIFRTLSMENLAAFEAGLPLPHIYTGQFVDLFQTFGGGGSTLSLVILMVTVCKSERIKQLGKLSIVPGIFGINEPIIFGLPIVLNPVMIIPFIGVPLMNTILSAIAFETGFLPYTNGVSLPWTTPLGFSGYLSTGSLKASAFQVLLLILGCFVYYPFIKILDKSYLKDEENQSEEDELEDISFDDLSLDDI, encoded by the coding sequence ATGCTTAATAAGCTAGAAAAAGCTCTAATGCCTATTGCGGATATGCTGGGCAAAAACAAGATTTTAGTTGCTATACGTGATGGATTTCTAATTTCCACTCCGGTAATCATTGTCGGTTCTATGTTTATATTATTTGCAAACTTTCCAGTGCCGGGCTGGTCAGAGTTTTGGGCAAAAATATTTGGAGTAGGTTGGGAATCATACTTTTCTAACGTTGCACGAGCGACTTTTGATATCATATCAATATTAACAGTAGTGGGCATAGGATATGCTTATGCTAGAGAAATAGGAGCAGACAAAATACAAGGAGCAATTGTTTCACTGGTATCTTTTATAATCTTAATGCCTACGGCAATTCCATATGAAGGCGTAGAAGGGCCATCTTTTGTAAGGGCTATAGGCTTCTCCTATATAGGAACAAATGGAATATTTTTGGCAATGCTCGTTTCGATTTTATCAGTTCGAATATTCAACTGGGGATACAAAAAGGGCTGGACTATAAAACTTCCCCATGGAGTACCGCCTGCTGTTTTTGATTCATTTGCAGCTTTAATACCAAGTTTTCTAGTAATGTTTGTATTTTTCTTGGTAAGAATCGGGTTTGAGCTTACTCCATATGAATCTGCGCATAATTTCATATATACTGTGCTGCAAGCTCCGCTAATGGGAGTTGGGAACAGTTTAGGAGCACAAATTGTATATGTTGTATCATGCTCTGTTTTCTGGTTCTTTGGAATAAACGGACCTGCAGTGGCAAATTCAGTTTTTTCGCCAATATTTAGAACTTTATCAATGGAAAACTTAGCAGCTTTTGAAGCGGGACTGCCATTACCTCATATATACACAGGGCAATTTGTTGATCTCTTTCAAACATTTGGAGGCGGCGGAAGCACCCTTTCTTTGGTTATTCTTATGGTGACAGTTTGTAAATCAGAAAGGATTAAACAATTAGGAAAATTGTCGATTGTACCGGGTATTTTTGGAATTAATGAACCTATTATATTTGGTTTGCCAATCGTGCTAAATCCTGTAATGATTATACCTTTTATAGGGGTACCTTTGATGAATACAATTTTATCGGCAATAGCCTTTGAAACAGGATTTTTGCCTTATACTAATGGTGTTTCGCTGCCGTGGACAACACCCTTGGGCTTTTCGGGATATTTGTCGACAGGCAGTTTAAAAGCATCGGCATTCCAAGTTCTATTACTGATTTTAGGCTGCTTCGTATATTACCCGTTCATAAAGATACTCGATAAGAGTTACCTAAAAGACGAAGAGAATCAGAGCGAAGAAGATGAGTTAGAGGATATTTCGTTTGACGATTTATCTTTAGATGATATTTAA
- the folE2 gene encoding GTP cyclohydrolase FolE2 yields the protein MKSRFGKLKIVESHTGVNDLLKDIQSQVDTRGISLNRVGIKNIDWPLKVYDQTNGFQNTVANISLSVALKHDIKGTHMSRFVEVLNNIDILNPQVILSILSRIQTKLDAESSFFECKFPYFIWKESPVSKNISPLKIEATISGEKNRDKTEIIIGVVVPVQTLCPCSKAISSVGAHNQRANVKILVKTKKKIWFEHLAAIAEMSASSPVYSLLKREDEKYVTEAAYNTPKFVEDVARDAALLLEKEEGLKCYRVEVESHESIHNHEAFAWVEKALS from the coding sequence ATGAAATCCAGGTTTGGGAAACTGAAAATTGTGGAGTCACATACAGGGGTGAATGATTTGTTAAAAGATATCCAAAGCCAAGTAGATACTCGAGGCATTTCGCTAAATAGAGTAGGTATCAAAAACATTGATTGGCCTTTGAAGGTATATGACCAGACAAACGGATTTCAAAATACCGTTGCCAATATCAGCCTATCTGTAGCATTAAAGCATGATATAAAAGGAACTCATATGAGTAGATTTGTAGAAGTCTTAAATAATATAGATATACTGAATCCTCAAGTTATTTTGAGCATCTTAAGCAGAATACAAACAAAGCTTGATGCCGAAAGCAGTTTTTTTGAATGTAAATTCCCATATTTTATCTGGAAAGAATCACCGGTAAGTAAGAATATATCGCCTCTTAAAATTGAAGCAACAATATCGGGTGAGAAAAACCGCGATAAAACTGAAATAATCATCGGAGTTGTGGTTCCTGTGCAGACTCTTTGCCCATGTTCTAAGGCTATTAGCAGTGTCGGCGCTCACAACCAACGGGCAAATGTTAAAATTCTGGTGAAAACCAAAAAGAAAATTTGGTTTGAACATTTAGCAGCAATTGCAGAAATGTCAGCATCAAGCCCGGTTTATTCCTTATTAAAGCGTGAAGATGAAAAATATGTAACCGAAGCAGCCTATAATACGCCAAAATTTGTGGAGGATGTGGCAAGAGATGCAGCTCTTTTGCTGGAAAAAGAAGAAGGGCTCAAATGCTACAGAGTAGAAGTAGAAAGCCATGAAAGCATTCACAACCACGAAGCCTTTGCTTGGGTTGAAAAAGCATTAAGTTGA
- the queD gene encoding 6-carboxytetrahydropterin synthase QueD, whose protein sequence is MILTRIFKFDAAHNLVEYHGKCERLHGHTYKLVVKLEGKPGKEDMIMDFSELKRIVESTILQQLDHSYLNDFIKQPSAENISRWIWDRLYNELSRENCRLYEIQVWETENCGVTYRGE, encoded by the coding sequence ATGATTTTAACAAGAATATTCAAGTTTGATGCAGCTCATAACCTTGTAGAATATCATGGAAAATGTGAAAGGCTCCATGGACATACTTATAAGCTTGTAGTTAAATTAGAGGGCAAGCCGGGAAAAGAAGATATGATTATGGATTTTTCTGAGCTAAAACGCATTGTTGAATCCACAATATTGCAGCAGCTAGACCACTCCTATCTGAATGACTTTATAAAACAACCTTCTGCAGAAAACATCTCAAGATGGATTTGGGACAGACTATATAATGAATTATCCAGAGAAAACTGCCGACTTTATGAAATCCAGGTTTGGGAAACTGAAAATTGTGGAGTCACATACAGGGGTGAATGA
- the folK gene encoding 2-amino-4-hydroxy-6-hydroxymethyldihydropteridine diphosphokinase — protein MPQVIIAFGSNMGNKEQNIKTALEKMKARGLNIIKVSTIIETEPYGYEDQDTFLNGACIADTNLSPQEVLKELLSIEQEMGRVRKIHWGPRNIDLDIIFYENIIVDEDNLKIPHPDAHNRSFVLGPVCEISPSFLHPIYNKSVKQLYEELKEK, from the coding sequence GTGCCGCAGGTAATAATAGCCTTTGGAAGCAATATGGGCAATAAAGAGCAAAACATTAAAACGGCTTTGGAGAAAATGAAGGCTCGCGGACTTAATATAATAAAGGTTTCAACTATAATAGAGACAGAACCATACGGCTATGAAGATCAAGATACTTTTTTAAACGGAGCATGCATTGCAGATACAAATCTTTCTCCTCAAGAAGTTTTAAAAGAGCTGCTTTCTATTGAGCAAGAGATGGGGAGAGTGCGAAAAATCCACTGGGGACCGAGAAATATAGATCTTGACATCATCTTCTATGAAAATATTATAGTTGATGAAGACAACCTTAAAATCCCCCACCCCGATGCCCATAACCGCTCTTTTGTCTTAGGTCCTGTATGTGAAATATCTCCATCTTTTTTGCACCCAATATATAACAAATCCGTAAAACAACTTTATGAAGAACTGAAGGAAAAATAG
- a CDS encoding GrdB-related putative oxidoreductase, translating to MKVLMIFDQIQAGMGGKERSDLPPGGKKGSIGSAPMIEPHLKNVDGEIVACLYCGNDYFKENEEVVTKKMTAMVKKINPDVVICGPAYNYKGYAYMCAVIGKNLKDKTDIPVVAAMSKENEDIISEYKDALHIVKMPKKGGIGLSESLNNICVLARKMFDKKDIEELAKKICY from the coding sequence ATGAAGGTTTTGATGATATTTGACCAAATACAAGCAGGAATGGGAGGCAAGGAAAGATCGGATCTTCCTCCGGGAGGTAAAAAAGGATCAATAGGTTCGGCTCCCATGATCGAGCCTCATCTTAAAAATGTAGATGGTGAAATCGTAGCTTGCTTGTATTGCGGCAATGATTATTTTAAAGAAAACGAAGAAGTAGTAACTAAAAAAATGACTGCTATGGTGAAAAAAATAAATCCTGATGTAGTTATCTGCGGACCTGCGTATAACTACAAAGGATATGCATATATGTGTGCCGTTATTGGTAAAAACTTAAAAGACAAAACAGATATACCGGTTGTAGCCGCTATGTCAAAGGAAAACGAAGATATTATTTCAGAATACAAGGATGCGCTGCATATTGTTAAGATGCCCAAAAAGGGAGGCATAGGATTAAGTGAATCATTAAATAATATCTGCGTATTAGCACGAAAAATGTTTGATAAAAAGGACATAGAGGAACTGGCAAAGAAAATATGCTATTGA
- a CDS encoding PTS lactose/cellobiose transporter subunit IIA, protein MELLNFQIISNVGDAKSFLFKALKAARDEDFKAAEKLIENADESLLKAHEIHAKLLQQETQEPIELSLLLMHAEDQMMSTELLRDITNEMLLVHKKYLGDDKK, encoded by the coding sequence ATGGAATTATTAAATTTTCAAATAATAAGTAATGTTGGAGATGCGAAATCATTTCTGTTTAAAGCTTTAAAAGCTGCCAGGGATGAAGACTTTAAAGCGGCAGAAAAACTTATTGAAAATGCAGACGAAAGCCTATTAAAAGCCCATGAAATACATGCAAAGTTGCTGCAGCAGGAAACCCAAGAGCCAATTGAGTTATCTCTTTTATTGATGCATGCCGAAGACCAAATGATGTCGACAGAACTGTTAAGAGATATTACGAATGAGATGTTATTAGTTCATAAAAAGTATCTGGGAGATGATAAAAAATAA